One genomic region from Chlamydia poikilotherma encodes:
- a CDS encoding LpxA family transferase, with amino-acid sequence MIFASVLFSPEDFPFPELITEAYYTWDILALIDKKLSTYVFSGIHGTVESGAFLKNIESIEIAEGAYVESGAYIAGPCIIGPQTEIRHGAYLRGGVITGTGCVIGHCTEVKNAYFGHQAKAGHFAYVGDSVLSSEVNLGAGVRCANFRLDGKNISVTCEEGKIDTQLRKVGAFLGRRVSIGCNTVINPGHCIPAHTTIYPGKVI; translated from the coding sequence ATGATATTCGCATCTGTTTTATTTTCTCCTGAAGATTTCCCTTTTCCAGAACTTATTACAGAAGCGTATTACACTTGGGATATTTTAGCATTAATAGATAAAAAATTATCTACATATGTGTTCTCAGGTATTCACGGTACCGTAGAGTCTGGAGCTTTTCTAAAGAATATAGAGAGTATAGAAATTGCAGAAGGTGCTTACGTAGAATCAGGAGCCTATATTGCTGGTCCTTGCATTATAGGTCCTCAAACAGAAATACGCCATGGCGCCTATCTACGTGGTGGTGTAATTACGGGAACAGGATGTGTGATAGGACATTGCACAGAAGTAAAAAATGCTTACTTTGGTCATCAAGCTAAAGCAGGACATTTTGCTTATGTAGGAGATTCTGTTTTAAGTTCAGAAGTTAATCTCGGTGCCGGAGTGCGTTGCGCGAACTTCCGTCTTGATGGGAAAAACATCTCTGTTACTTGCGAAGAAGGAAAGATAGACACCCAATTAAGAAAAGTAGGAGCCTTTCTCGGTAGAAGAGTTTCTATAGGGTGTAACACTGTTATTAATCCTGGGCATTGTATTCCTGCTCATACAACAATTTATCCCGGAAAAGTCATCTAG
- a CDS encoding polyprenyl synthetase family protein — MVVMDIFETYRVMIEEGIESSLEDFGSKGLSVRAPVEYSLTSGGKRIRPMLVCMIAKGLGMNRDVLDSALAIEFIHTSTLIADDLPCMDDDDERRGRPTVHKAFDEASALLASYALIPSAYSRIRLNAKKLKSQGIDPREVDIAYDIISDVTDKNFGVNGVLGGQYEDMFFKNEGPEYVQLIINKKTGALFEIACVSGWLFGGGDPLCVPQIIEFSQTFGLLFQMKDDILDMHQDRQDVGLNYALLFGLDAAKELLNTSMDKCIRLLNHLKQHGLKDSSELEMLIEYMGVRDY, encoded by the coding sequence ATGGTCGTTATGGATATATTCGAAACTTATCGAGTAATGATAGAAGAAGGTATAGAGTCCTCTTTAGAAGATTTTGGGTCTAAAGGATTATCTGTGCGTGCACCTGTAGAATATTCTCTAACAAGTGGTGGGAAACGCATTCGACCCATGCTAGTTTGTATGATCGCTAAAGGTCTCGGTATGAATAGAGATGTTTTAGACTCTGCCCTAGCTATAGAATTCATACATACATCTACGTTAATTGCTGATGATCTTCCTTGTATGGATGACGATGATGAGCGTCGCGGACGTCCTACAGTACATAAAGCTTTTGATGAAGCTTCCGCTTTACTAGCATCTTATGCTTTAATTCCCTCTGCATATTCTCGGATCCGTTTAAACGCAAAGAAACTCAAATCTCAAGGTATAGATCCTAGAGAAGTAGATATTGCTTACGATATTATTTCTGATGTTACAGATAAGAACTTTGGTGTTAACGGTGTTTTAGGAGGACAATATGAAGATATGTTCTTTAAAAATGAGGGGCCCGAATATGTCCAATTAATCATCAATAAGAAAACCGGTGCTCTTTTTGAAATAGCTTGTGTTTCTGGTTGGTTATTTGGGGGCGGTGATCCTTTATGCGTTCCTCAAATAATTGAATTTTCTCAAACTTTTGGTCTGTTATTTCAAATGAAAGATGATATTTTAGATATGCATCAAGACCGTCAAGATGTGGGATTGAACTACGCACTGTTATTCGGATTAGACGCTGCAAAAGAGCTTCTAAATACTTCAATGGATAAGTGTATTAGATTACTCAACCACCTTAAACAACATGGTTTGAAAGATTCTTCAGAATTAGAAATGCTTATAGAATATATGGGTGTTCGCGATTATTAA
- a CDS encoding FAD-dependent thymidylate synthase, which translates to MLSRDDEFSSEQKKSLSHFVTNLETNIFVLKNLPEVVKGALFSKYSRSTLGLRSLLLKEFLEGEGGDFLDDSGVDFEVGLHKAADFYRRVLDGFGDDSIGELGGAHVAMESVSMLAAKILEDARIGGSPLEKSSRYVYFDQKVKGEYLYYRDPILMTSAFKDVFLGTCDSLFDTYADLIPKVRSYFEKIYPKEAEVSQSAYTISLRAKVLDCLRGLLPAATLTNLGFFGNGRFWQTLLHKIQGHNLTEIREIGENSLTELMKIIPSFVSRAESHHHHHQAMLDYRQTLKEQLTSLAEKFSEGSSPSKQTGVRLVYGDPDGIYKVAAGFLFPYSEHTYEELIHICRSMPREDLIRVLEAGSSSRENRRHKSPRGLECLEFGFDITADFGAYRDLQRHRILTQERQLLTTNLGYHIPEQLLDTPMEKDFREAMEKAEEAYNQISIEFPEEAQYVVPLAYNIRWFFHINGRALQWLCELRSQIQGHENYRRIAIDMAKEVINFDPTYETFFKFVDYSECDLGRLKQESRKRSS; encoded by the coding sequence GAATCTTCCGGAAGTGGTTAAAGGAGCTCTATTTTCTAAATATTCTAGATCTACATTAGGCTTACGTTCTTTGCTTTTAAAAGAGTTTTTGGAGGGCGAAGGAGGAGATTTCTTAGATGATTCTGGTGTGGATTTTGAAGTTGGATTACATAAAGCTGCTGATTTTTATAGACGAGTTCTTGATGGGTTTGGAGATGATTCTATAGGAGAATTAGGTGGTGCTCACGTAGCTATGGAAAGCGTTTCCATGCTTGCTGCAAAAATATTAGAAGATGCACGTATTGGAGGGTCTCCTTTAGAAAAGTCTTCTAGATACGTTTATTTCGACCAAAAGGTAAAAGGGGAGTATTTATACTACCGCGACCCTATTTTGATGACCTCAGCCTTTAAAGACGTGTTTTTGGGCACGTGTGATTCTTTATTCGACACGTATGCAGATTTGATTCCTAAAGTGCGTTCATATTTTGAAAAGATCTACCCAAAAGAAGCAGAGGTTTCACAATCAGCTTACACTATTTCTTTAAGAGCTAAAGTTCTTGATTGTTTACGTGGTCTTCTTCCTGCTGCTACATTAACGAATTTAGGATTCTTTGGTAACGGAAGGTTTTGGCAAACGTTGTTACACAAAATTCAAGGCCACAACCTCACAGAAATAAGAGAAATTGGCGAGAACTCTTTAACAGAGTTAATGAAAATTATTCCTTCTTTTGTAAGTCGTGCTGAATCTCATCATCATCATCATCAAGCTATGTTGGATTATCGACAGACTCTCAAAGAGCAACTAACAAGCTTAGCTGAGAAATTTAGTGAAGGTTCTTCACCATCTAAGCAAACAGGAGTTCGTTTAGTTTACGGTGATCCTGATGGAATTTATAAAGTGGCTGCGGGATTTCTTTTTCCTTATTCAGAGCACACCTATGAGGAACTGATTCATATCTGCCGGTCTATGCCAAGGGAAGATCTCATTCGCGTTTTAGAAGCAGGATCTTCATCGAGAGAAAATCGCCGACATAAATCTCCAAGAGGACTGGAATGTTTGGAATTTGGATTCGACATTACTGCTGATTTTGGAGCTTATAGAGATCTTCAAAGGCATAGAATACTTACTCAAGAACGCCAATTACTCACAACAAATCTTGGATATCATATTCCTGAACAGTTATTAGACACTCCTATGGAGAAGGATTTTAGAGAAGCTATGGAGAAGGCTGAAGAAGCTTACAACCAAATTTCTATAGAATTTCCTGAAGAAGCTCAATACGTTGTTCCTTTAGCCTACAATATACGCTGGTTTTTCCATATTAATGGAAGAGCTTTACAATGGCTTTGTGAACTACGTTCACAAATTCAAGGGCATGAAAATTATCGAAGAATAGCCATAGATATGGCTAAAGAAGTGATTAATTTTGACCCGACATACGAAACTTTTTTTAAATTCGTAGATTATTCCGAGTGTGATTTGGGTAGGCTAAAACAAGAATCACGAAAAAGATCTTCTTAG